From a region of the Actinomadura luzonensis genome:
- a CDS encoding S1C family serine protease, with protein sequence MDANEPREQAAGGWTQFGDTPPTAGGFPRREPAGPALPPPPPPRRPGFLLTRKAIAGLAVAAAAALGVTALGGGAVGAYLAGADRPVAAASASAPSPVFRSVADQLTVAEVAAKVQPSVVMIQGRTAEGSGVVLSEDGLILTNNHVVSGQGDVLTVKFNDGRTAKASVVGTDPATDLAVIRAEGVKGLAKATLGDSDQLKVGDDVLAVGSPLGLDGTVTAGIVSALDRTVTAGDGGGGQQFPWGQQQQTETTTLGGMIQTDAAINPGNSGGALVNAAGELVGINSAVSSEGVNLGFAIPVNTAKQVSQQLISKGKVSHAFLGVSVTDATGDVPGALIRQVSAGSPADKAGLKQGDLITRIGDTKVDGGDTVVGQVRGFTVGQQVRITYLRDGKENTVTATMQQQK encoded by the coding sequence ATGGACGCGAACGAACCTCGCGAGCAGGCAGCCGGTGGCTGGACCCAGTTCGGCGACACGCCGCCCACCGCGGGCGGGTTCCCGCGCAGGGAACCGGCCGGCCCGGCGCTGCCGCCGCCTCCGCCGCCGCGGCGGCCGGGGTTCCTGCTGACCCGCAAGGCGATCGCCGGGCTCGCGGTGGCCGCCGCGGCCGCGCTCGGGGTGACGGCGCTCGGCGGCGGGGCCGTCGGGGCGTACCTGGCCGGGGCCGACCGGCCGGTGGCGGCGGCGAGCGCGAGCGCGCCGAGCCCGGTCTTCCGCAGCGTGGCCGACCAGCTCACGGTGGCTGAGGTGGCGGCGAAGGTGCAGCCGTCGGTGGTGATGATCCAGGGGCGGACGGCCGAGGGCTCCGGCGTGGTGCTGTCGGAGGACGGCCTCATCCTCACCAACAACCACGTCGTCAGCGGGCAGGGCGACGTGCTGACGGTCAAGTTCAACGACGGCAGGACCGCCAAGGCGAGCGTGGTGGGCACCGACCCGGCGACCGACCTCGCCGTCATCCGCGCCGAAGGCGTCAAGGGCCTGGCCAAGGCCACGCTCGGCGACAGCGACCAGCTCAAGGTCGGCGACGACGTGCTCGCCGTCGGCAGCCCGCTCGGCCTGGACGGCACCGTGACGGCGGGCATCGTCAGCGCCCTCGACCGCACGGTCACCGCCGGCGACGGCGGCGGCGGCCAGCAGTTCCCCTGGGGTCAGCAGCAGCAGACCGAGACCACCACGCTCGGCGGCATGATCCAGACCGACGCCGCGATCAACCCGGGCAACTCCGGCGGCGCGCTGGTCAACGCGGCCGGCGAGCTGGTCGGCATCAACAGCGCGGTCTCCTCCGAGGGCGTCAACCTCGGCTTCGCGATCCCGGTGAACACCGCCAAGCAGGTGTCGCAGCAGCTCATCAGCAAGGGCAAGGTGAGCCACGCCTTCCTCGGCGTGAGCGTCACCGACGCCACCGGCGACGTGCCCGGCGCGCTGATCCGCCAGGTGAGCGCGGGCAGCCCGGCGGACAAGGCCGGCCTCAAGCAGGGCGACCTCATCACCAGGATCGGCGACACCAAGGTCGACGGCGGCGACACGGTCGTCGGGCAGGTCCGCGGGTTCACCGTGGGGCAGCAGGTGCGCATCACGTACCTGCGGGACGGCAAGGAGAACACCGTCACCGCCACCATGCAGCAGCAGAAGTAG